A window of the Ostrea edulis chromosome 1, xbOstEdul1.1, whole genome shotgun sequence genome harbors these coding sequences:
- the LOC130048614 gene encoding piggyBac transposable element-derived protein 4-like → MIAFKGRLSFKQYLPAKPTKFGIKVWERASPHNGYVHEFQVYTGRVAERRPEEGLGAHVVKDLTRKLIGKSHVIYMDNFFSSPELFERLLREKIYSCGTVRINRRGMPEAIKSAKLKNRGESLTMQKGNLVATAWKDKKIVTYLSTNCDPTQTRVVQRRQKDGTLKDVSAPSVSELYNKYMFGVDLADQKRMQYSTCRKAKKWYKYLFWFCFDVALVNSLICMQESPNHKLLTKTNKEKKRTQLDFRMALAQQMIGTFRGSRKRRAPGVTGNCGDAHWPIQFEKAGRCKGCAKQNKRHEVSTGCRQCNVRLCIKNDCFFKYHQELLK, encoded by the coding sequence ATGATAGCCTTCAAAGGAAGACTGTCATTCAAACAGTACTTACCGGCCAAACCCACAAAATTTGGAATAAAAGTGTGGGAGCGTGCTTCACCACACAATGGATACGTACATGAATTTCAAGTGTACACCGGAAGAGTCGCAGAGAGAAGACCAGAGGAAGGGTTGGGGGCACATGTGGTGAAGGACCTAACTCGGAAATTGATTGGAAAATCGCATGTGATTTACATGGACAATTTTTTTTCGAGCCCAGAACTGTTTGAACGCTTGTTACGTGAAAAGATCTACTCTTGTGGCACTGTCCGAATAAATCGCCGTGGAATGCCAGAAGCCATCAAAAGTGCCAAATTAAAGAACAGAGGAGAATCCCTTACAATGCAGAAAGGCAACCTAGTAGCAACAGCATGGAAAGACAAGAAGATTGTGACTTACCTAAGCACAAACTGCGATCCTACACAGACCAGAGTAGTGCAAAGACGTCAAAAGGATGGGACCCTAAAGGATGTGTCAGCTCCAAGTGTCTCTGAGCTATACAACAAATATATGTTTGGTGTAGACTTGGCTGACCAAAAGAGGATGCAGTATTCCACTTGCAGAAAAGCCAAAAAATGGTACAAGTACttgttttggttttgttttgatgttgcACTTGTCAATTCCTTGATTTGCATGCAAGAATCGCCAAATCATAAGTTGCTGACCAAAACAAACAAGGAAAAAAAGAGAACACAGTTGGACTTCCGAATGGCATTGGCGCAGCAGATGATCGGAACATTCAGAGGAAGTAGAAAGCGTAGGGCACCTGGAGTGACGGGAAATTGTGGGGATGCACATTGGCCCATTCAATTTGAAAAAGCTGGACGATGTAAGGGATGTGCAAAGCAGAACAAGAGACACGAAGTCTCTACTGGATGCAGACAATGTAATGTTAGACTGTGCATAAAGAATGACTGCTTTTTCAAGTACCACCAAGAACtgttaaaatga
- the LOC125651148 gene encoding uncharacterized protein LOC125651148 produces the protein MARYAIVHWEDHFVSLINLENVKEPRKPVQKYKVGDYITATYGKKPYKARISEISGIKIRKLEKKYKELERDVTRLKKKMKDSSDDQGSSTSSELTTINPGPNSDELLKGVSHLSTSDLAVVLRTLVHKAFTTEEVLGCSRTGKKTVNSGETPRPALNKDKFEALQTAVMKKCQISIDVFKKKFDNFLKMERRKNRTYPAVLNQ, from the exons ATGGCAAGATACGCAATAGTGCACTGGGAGGACCATTTTGTGAGTTTAATCAACTTAGAAAACGTAAAAGAACCAAGAAAACCTGTACAGAAGTATAAAGTGGGAGATTATATCACAGCTACATACGGAAAAAAACCATATAAAGCCCGAATTTCTGAAATATCTGGTAT CAAGATAAGAAAGTTGGAAAAAAAGTATAAGGAGTTGGAGAGGGATGTTACACGTTTAAAGAAGAAGATGAAGGATTCCAGTGATGATCAGGGCTCCTCAACCAGCAGTGAATTGACCACGATAAATCCAGGACCCAATTCAGATGAACTTCTGAAAGGAGTGTCGCATTTATCAACAAGTGATCTGGCGGTCGTCCTCAGGACATTAGTACATAAAGCTTTTACTACAGAAGAAGTTCTCGGCTGCTCCAGGACAGGCAAAAAAACAGTAAATTCTGGGGAAACCCCCAGACCAGCATTAAATAAAGATAAGTTTGAGGCTCTTCAAACAGCAGTTatgaaaaaatgtcaaataagTATCGATGTATTTAAgaaaaaatttgataattttttaaaaatggaaaggAGGAAGAATCGAACCTATCCAGCTGTTCTTAATCAGTAA
- the LOC125666360 gene encoding uncharacterized protein LOC125666360 encodes MIPGGIWPQEPSGAILIQAVFLVKSTVNTERIRRWSRSIKGDLLRRRVEKRAEDDENKIEPGDIQTFMQSPIYNQAEELFRKYEGVVNGALSEAEYTLMRNFVLLNTLIDNAQRVGALLGMTLKTIRYTERKGECHVLVIVAHKTGTIAPVTLVFVPSLWRQLKVFLEVRRRLPGFDDALDQENAAVFLTYPSQTQKPSPMNSSTVSKGMKYIWRKAGLKKPLSGTQLRKTAATLVRERYPDSRLLLAQQMSHRPNTQDQFYHLTQQKEDSVTMVGVISHVMRAKRTTGEAEALEDRPGPSGPIIEEVEEEDETLSLTATTSNEPPEEQHTPLRSTVLSPSPAAISSHGRRLFLEE; translated from the exons ATGATTCCAGGGGGGATTTGGCCCCAGGAACCATCAGGAGCTATCTTG ATTCAAGCAGTATTTCTGGTGAAATCTACAGTCAACACTGAACGTATCCGCAGATGGTCTCGGTCCATCAAGGGAGATCTCCTGAGGAGAAGGGTGGAGAAAAGGGCCGAAGATGATG AAAACAAGATCGAGCCGGGGGATATTCAGACTTTCATGCAGTCCCCCATTTATAACCAGGCAGAGGAGCTATTCAGGAAGTATGAGGGTGTGGTCAATGGGGCGTTGAGTGAGGCAGAGTATACTCTGATGAGGAACTTTGTCTTGCTCAACACACTCATTGACAACGCGCAGCGGGTAGGAGCCCTCCTCGGCATGACGTTGAAGACAATCAGATATACAGAGAGAAAGGGCGAGTGTCATGTCCTTGTC ATAGTGGCCCACAAGACCGGAACAATAGCGCCGGTTACCCTGGTATTTGTGCCCTCTCTGTGGAGGCAGTTGAAGGTTTTCCTGGAGGTGCGAAGGAGACTTCCCGGATTCGACGATGCACTGGACCAGGAAAATGCTGCTGTTTTTCTGACGTACCCCAGCCAAACACAGAAGCCTTCACCTATGAACTCCTCAACAGTATCAAAGGgaatgaaatatatatggagGAAGGCGGGGCTTAAGAAACCGTTGTCGGGAACCCAGCTGCGGAAGACCGCTGCAACATTG GTGCGCGAAAGATACCCAGACAGTAGACTGTTGTTGGCACAGCAGATGAGTCACCGGCCCAACACGCAAGACCAGTTTTACCATCTTACTCAACAGAAGGAGGACTCAGTCACAATGGTGGGCGTCATCTCTCATGTGATGAGAGCCAAGAGAACCACAGGAGAG GCAGAGGCATTGGAAGACAGGCCAGGTCCATCCGGCCCCATTATTGAAGAAGTGGAGGAGGAAGATGAAACCCTCTCCTTG ACTGCAACGACATCCAATGAGCCACCAGAAGAACAACATACTCCGCTGCGATCGACTGTATTGAGTCCCTCACCTGCAGCCATTTCCTCCCATGGTAGGCGGCTTTTCTTAGAGGAGTAA
- the LOC125664588 gene encoding cilia- and flagella-associated protein 251-like, whose translation MSETPVSKTVRGLQEGGTAELWPVSPELFREEDDERADHGGEEEEIEEEQEKEVWEEERWGKEEREEMEEEIEEMEERSRGKEEREGERKKEEEDEERMFDDHDFESEEDIPEDWAKAIEEVERDIDPDYTVEEEEEEGNGEEDEQLMNVAKRQRKPQSETITRERKECHLCGILVVKLPRHLRKMHAFSRDNSLPNSQGKKKKICPEPGCGRSVVRMDTHFVKCHGMERGRELHEKVIETKKSVTASSLRKGEQENKKSSWMNMNR comes from the exons ATGTCGGAAACACCAGTGTCAAAGACGGTGAGGGGCCTGCAGGAAGGTGGGACGGCCGAGCTCTGGCCAGTTTCTCCAGAACTGTTTAGGGAAGAG GATGATGAAAGAGCCGATCACGGTGGGGAGGAAGAGGAGATTGAGGAGGAGCAGGAGAAGGAGGTCTGGGAGGAGGAGAGATGGGGGAAGGAGGAGAGGGAGGAGATGGAGGAGGAGATTGAGGAGATGGAGGAGAGGAGTAGGGGGAAGGAGGAGAGGGAGGGGGAGCGGAAGAAGGAGGAGGAAGATGAAGAAAGGATG TTTGACGATCATGACTTTGAGTCCGAGGAGGATATACCGGAGGACTGGGCGAAGGCCATTGAAGAGGTGGAGAGGGACATAGATCCAGATTACACCGTGGAGGAAGAGGAGGAGGAAGGCAATGGAGAGGAGGATGAGCAG CTGATGAACGTGGCGAAAAGGCAGAGAAAACCCCAGAGTGAGACTATCACACGGGAGAGAAAAGAATGCCACCTATGTGGCATTCTAGTGGTGAAGCTGCCCCGGCACCTGAGGAAGATGCATGCGTTCAGCAGAGACAATTCCTTGCCGAACTCGCAAGGCAAGAA GAAGAAGATCTGTCCAGAGCCTGGGTGTGGTCGGTCCGTCGTTCGCATGGACACCCATTTTGTGAAGTGCCATGGCATGGAGAGGGGGAGGGAACTTCACGAAAAGGTCATTGAGACCAAAAAAAg TGTCACAGCTAGCTCATTAAGGAAAGGGgagcaagaaaataaaaagagtTCTTGGATGAACa TGAACCGATGA